From a region of the Deinococcus aestuarii genome:
- a CDS encoding DUF705 domain-containing protein, protein MTATPSSLVVYVDVDETLIRNYGKTRIPIPAVIKHVRSLFEQGAELCCWSSGGAQYARQSAVECGLEDCFAAFLPKPQVLLDDQPISNWRRLVQIHPNGCDDQSVQDYRAALPGPR, encoded by the coding sequence ATGACTGCTACCCCCTCTTCCCTCGTGGTCTACGTTGATGTGGACGAGACACTTATCCGCAATTACGGCAAGACGCGTATCCCTATTCCGGCGGTCATCAAGCACGTCCGCTCGCTCTTCGAGCAGGGCGCGGAGTTGTGCTGCTGGAGTTCCGGCGGGGCACAATACGCGCGACAGAGTGCAGTCGAGTGCGGACTGGAAGACTGCTTTGCTGCCTTCCTGCCGAAACCTCAAGTCTTGCTGGACGATCAGCCCATCTCGAACTGGAGACGACTCGTGCAGATTCACCCCAATGGCTGCGACGACCAGTCGGTCCAGGACTACCGGGCGGCCCTTCCCGGCCCTCGGTAG
- a CDS encoding glycerol-3-phosphate acyltransferase, with the protein MAFLSVLLLVLAFFVGSLPLGHWLLSRMGVDPRVNNAYNLGVENVLRRVGPGLAAASAGLDFSKGFLAVLMASSLGSRELCVLAALAAYLGHLNPPRALYGGVPPRGRGNLVLFGVLAGLAVAGGVNFWIAALPVVVYAAVVGYWGYVSAATVLGLLAFALLVAVSPLGIPAKLGALGLLVAATWRFKENLGRILDGTEPRVGEDVPVAGKRDDQVVTAFMIHPMTLENFWVTRRFSWMKPLVERGVISEASVRHMAANLRPMKIGELHGIKTNEGKEIRCYLLSSPLLPDVFTSDPDLATRRAIEGARLAQELGAEVFGLGAFWSVVGNKGVDVQAAVPDLTITNGGAYTSGTVKAAIPGILHHFQETGRDLGQATAGIVGANGVVAFGIARTIAPQVGKVIMIGRDMERLERSAATLRRAVKDTEIVTTTSYDTLREADLIFSATSDPNPVIFPQHVKPGAWIFDEGRPADVHESVLDVPGVRVIPGGVVRPPGGMTSNIDLQFGEGAVPACLAETLIIAATGEHHRKSLGPQTLTENINFFVEQAERLGFQVVD; encoded by the coding sequence ATGGCGTTTTTGTCGGTCCTGCTCCTCGTCCTGGCGTTCTTCGTGGGGAGCCTGCCGCTGGGCCACTGGCTGCTTTCCCGCATGGGCGTGGACCCGCGCGTGAACAACGCCTACAACCTCGGCGTGGAGAACGTGCTACGGCGGGTCGGGCCGGGGCTGGCGGCGGCGAGCGCGGGGTTGGATTTCTCCAAGGGGTTCCTCGCCGTGCTGATGGCGTCCTCGCTCGGCTCCCGCGAGCTGTGCGTCCTCGCCGCCCTCGCCGCGTACCTGGGGCACCTCAACCCGCCGCGTGCCCTGTACGGGGGAGTGCCGCCGCGTGGACGGGGGAACCTCGTCTTGTTCGGCGTCCTCGCCGGGCTCGCCGTGGCGGGTGGGGTGAATTTTTGGATCGCCGCGCTGCCCGTGGTCGTGTATGCCGCCGTGGTCGGCTACTGGGGCTACGTGAGCGCCGCGACCGTCCTCGGGCTGCTCGCCTTCGCCCTTTTGGTGGCGGTGTCGCCGCTGGGAATTCCGGCCAAGCTGGGCGCTCTCGGCCTCCTCGTGGCGGCGACGTGGCGCTTCAAGGAGAACCTGGGGCGCATCCTCGACGGCACCGAGCCGCGCGTGGGCGAGGACGTGCCGGTGGCGGGCAAGCGGGACGATCAGGTCGTCACCGCCTTCATGATCCACCCGATGACGCTGGAGAACTTCTGGGTCACGCGCCGCTTCTCGTGGATGAAGCCCCTCGTCGAGCGCGGCGTGATCAGCGAGGCGAGCGTTCGCCACATGGCAGCGAACCTGCGGCCCATGAAGATCGGGGAACTCCACGGCATCAAGACCAATGAGGGCAAGGAGATTCGCTGTTACCTCCTGAGCAGCCCCCTCCTTCCCGACGTGTTCACCTCCGACCCTGACCTCGCCACCCGCCGCGCCATCGAGGGCGCCCGGCTCGCGCAGGAACTCGGGGCGGAGGTGTTCGGGCTCGGCGCTTTCTGGTCGGTCGTGGGCAACAAGGGGGTGGACGTGCAGGCCGCCGTGCCCGACCTCACGATCACGAACGGCGGCGCGTACACGAGCGGCACGGTCAAGGCCGCCATCCCCGGCATCCTGCACCACTTTCAGGAGACGGGGCGGGACCTGGGGCAGGCCACGGCGGGCATCGTGGGCGCGAACGGGGTGGTCGCCTTCGGCATCGCGCGGACCATCGCCCCGCAGGTGGGCAAGGTCATCATGATCGGGCGGGATATGGAGAGGCTGGAGCGGAGTGCCGCGACCCTGCGCCGCGCCGTGAAGGACACCGAGATCGTCACGACGACGAGTTACGACACGCTGCGCGAGGCCGACCTGATCTTCAGCGCGACGAGCGATCCGAACCCCGTCATCTTCCCGCAGCACGTCAAGCCCGGCGCCTGGATTTTCGACGAGGGGCGCCCCGCCGACGTTCATGAGAGCGTGCTGGACGTTCCCGGCGTGCGCGTGATTCCCGGCGGCGTGGTGCGCCCGCCCGGCGGCATGACGAGCAACATCGACCTGCAATTCGGGGAGGGCGCGGTGCCCGCCTGCCTCGCCGAGACCCTGATCATCGCGGCGACCGGGGAGCACCACCGCAAGAGCCTGGGGCCGCAAACACTCACCGAGAACATCAATTTCTTCGTGGAACAGGCGGAGCGGCTGGGCTTTCAGGTCGTGGACTGA
- a CDS encoding phospholipase D-like domain-containing protein has product MAAPPLRSRRRTFRLTLGTLTLAGLGLLGRADAVGSEFPLGLGTVLPPSPLNPAALTCPVPTDPLELALWRVTTEGGRADHSCGNAFAGFLRTPRVNGQPDAFDVTAEQIRQARSEVLLANMEWHAGEERPGWTFAQAARSLYGRVRANPAAYPQGMTVKVALGGFPDLGREDGATQALELVRDLTRLGVPLNDARVGWRLDVANYRYFPHSHVKLHVIDGQDLTVSGYNFTVWHLPGTERGGRDLHDLGLRMRGPVAQDGVAVFDDLWRNSRQVRCPENVAADEVARRCFVGEPGPPTHPDAARSLEVAGDSRAFMLYRRPGFDQADRAQVALIGAARQNIDLMQAEFSPSLGCWSAYLQPQDCPVGRWPVYLGAVLHAMERGVRVRALMVDYGIDRVPNRSGVALLRLEARRRGIEDRFEARYVTFGMHTKAYTVDDRMVLAGSMNFHFSAWGSLGLNEAMLATTDAGAVAEQRARFEDMWAHHSREVPQEWWMRNVEPGLGEAQPQTGPRVRHDRDP; this is encoded by the coding sequence ATGGCCGCGCCCCCCCTGCGTTCCCGACGCCGAACATTCCGGCTCACTCTCGGCACTCTGACGCTTGCCGGACTCGGCCTGCTTGGACGCGCGGACGCGGTGGGCTCGGAATTCCCGCTGGGGCTGGGCACCGTGCTGCCACCCTCGCCGCTCAACCCCGCCGCGCTGACGTGTCCCGTCCCCACCGACCCCCTCGAACTCGCCCTCTGGCGGGTGACGACCGAGGGCGGGCGGGCGGACCACTCGTGCGGCAACGCCTTCGCGGGCTTCCTGCGAACGCCGCGCGTGAACGGACAACCCGACGCCTTCGACGTGACGGCGGAGCAGATCCGGCAGGCCCGCTCGGAGGTTCTCCTCGCCAACATGGAGTGGCACGCGGGGGAGGAGCGCCCGGGCTGGACCTTCGCCCAGGCGGCCCGGAGCCTGTACGGGCGGGTGCGGGCCAATCCCGCCGCCTACCCGCAGGGCATGACCGTCAAGGTGGCGCTGGGCGGCTTTCCCGACCTGGGCCGCGAGGACGGCGCCACCCAGGCCCTCGAACTCGTGCGGGACCTGACGCGGCTCGGCGTCCCCCTGAACGACGCGCGGGTGGGGTGGCGGCTGGACGTGGCGAACTACCGCTACTTCCCGCATAGCCACGTGAAGCTGCACGTGATCGACGGGCAGGACCTCACCGTCTCCGGCTACAACTTCACCGTCTGGCACCTGCCAGGCACCGAGCGGGGCGGGCGCGACCTTCACGACCTCGGCCTGCGGATGCGCGGCCCGGTCGCGCAAGATGGTGTGGCCGTGTTCGACGACCTGTGGCGCAACTCGCGGCAGGTGCGCTGCCCGGAGAACGTGGCGGCGGACGAGGTGGCGCGGCGGTGCTTCGTGGGCGAGCCCGGTCCCCCCACCCACCCGGACGCGGCCCGGAGCCTTGAGGTGGCGGGTGACTCGCGCGCCTTCATGCTTTACCGCCGCCCGGGTTTCGACCAGGCCGACCGGGCGCAGGTGGCGCTGATCGGCGCGGCGCGGCAGAACATCGACCTGATGCAGGCGGAGTTCAGCCCCTCGCTGGGGTGCTGGTCCGCCTACCTCCAGCCGCAGGACTGCCCGGTGGGCCGCTGGCCGGTGTACCTCGGCGCCGTCCTGCACGCGATGGAGCGCGGGGTAAGGGTCCGCGCGCTGATGGTGGACTACGGCATCGACCGCGTTCCCAACCGCAGCGGCGTCGCCCTCCTCCGGCTGGAGGCGCGGCGGCGCGGCATCGAGGACCGTTTCGAGGCGCGGTACGTCACCTTCGGGATGCACACGAAGGCGTACACGGTGGACGACCGCATGGTGCTGGCGGGCAGCATGAACTTCCACTTCTCCGCCTGGGGGTCTCTGGGGCTGAACGAGGCGATGCTCGCCACGACCGACGCGGGGGCGGTGGCCGAGCAGCGGGCGAGGTTCGAGGACATGTGGGCGCACCACAGCCGCGAGGTCCCGCAGGAGTGGTGGATGCGGAACGTGGAGCCGGGGTTGGGGGAAGCTCAGCCGCAGACCGGGCCTAGAGTGAGGCATGACCGCGACCCGTGA
- a CDS encoding DUF664 domain-containing protein produces the protein MTATREDWQRACVIEPPPGYTPHIGVLVAMLHYARLTTLEAVAGLGVEELDATPPGFSNSIGTLLAHIAAVDRVYQRLSFENRDFDEGEEAVYGGALSFGQAGERVRGLPLKHYLGELEAARADTLAELARRDDAWLASRLQVPGFDYPNHHWAWFHVMEDEVSHRGQIRILRKALKAQAQR, from the coding sequence ATGACCGCGACCCGTGAGGACTGGCAAAGAGCCTGCGTGATCGAGCCCCCGCCCGGCTACACCCCCCACATCGGCGTTCTCGTCGCCATGCTGCACTACGCCCGCCTCACCACCCTGGAAGCGGTCGCGGGCCTGGGCGTGGAGGAACTGGACGCCACCCCACCGGGCTTTTCCAACTCCATCGGAACACTGCTCGCCCACATCGCGGCGGTGGACCGGGTGTACCAGCGCCTGAGTTTCGAGAACCGGGACTTCGACGAGGGGGAGGAGGCCGTCTACGGCGGGGCCCTCAGCTTCGGGCAGGCAGGCGAGCGCGTGCGGGGTCTTCCGCTGAAGCACTACCTGGGCGAGTTGGAAGCCGCCCGCGCCGACACCCTCGCCGAACTCGCCCGCCGCGACGACGCCTGGCTGGCCTCCCGCCTCCAGGTGCCCGGCTTCGACTACCCCAACCACCACTGGGCCTGGTTTCACGTCATGGAGGACGAGGTGAGCCACCGGGGACAGATTCGGATTCTCCGCAAGGCGCTGAAGGCCCAGGCACAACGCTGA